From the genome of Glycine max cultivar Williams 82 chromosome 2, Glycine_max_v4.0, whole genome shotgun sequence, one region includes:
- the LOC100806605 gene encoding protein DA1-related 1 isoform X2, producing the protein MGWFTKLLKGSNRKSSGGRYHGKYEDDRISDNLDCSADDLTDIEKEEIGRAIALSLSEADKKGKKVIEDDSESEDDELCPLSDEEAESVGEVQQDEDDHHAKIQQDEDKHLDEVQLEEDEQLARAIQESLSISSPPRSETDSLFQPFAHLFPPVYRICSGCNAEIGHGRFLSCMGGYWHPECFCCHACKLPITDYEFSMSGNRRYHKSCYKELHHPRCDVCKNFIPPNSAGLIEYRAHPFWLQKYCPSHERDGTPRCCSCQRLESVDTKYLLLDDGRKLCLECLDSAIMDTHECQPLYVEIQEFYEGLHMKIEQQVPMLLVERQALNEAMEGEKNGHHHLPETRGLCLSEEQTVPTILRRPRIGAGYQLIDMITEPFRLVRRCEVTAILVLYGLPRLLTGSILAHEMMHAWLRLKGYGNLRPEVEEGICQVLAHMWLESEIIPGTGDEGASSSSSSSSSSSSSSSPSSSSSSKKGKRSDFEKKLGKYFKHQIESDSSAAYGDGFREGNQAVAKYGLRRTLDHIRLTGSFPY; encoded by the exons ATGGGTTGGTTTACTAAGTTGCTTAAGGGATCCAACCGTAAATCGTCAGGAGGAAGATATCATGGGAAATATGAAGATGACAGAATATCGGACAATCTTGATTGTTCAGCG GATGATTTGACGGATATTGAGAAAGAAGAAATTGGTCGGGCAATAGCACTCTCTCTTTCAGAGGCagataagaaagggaaaaaagtTATTG AGGACGACTCTGAATCTGAAGATGATGAACTGTGTCCACTTAGCGACGAGGAAGCTGAATCTGTTGGTGAAGTTCAGCAAGATGAAGATGACCATCATGCTAAAATTCAACAGGATGAAGACAAACATCTTGATGAAGTTCAACTTGAGGAAGATGAACAACTTGCCAGGGCAATTCAAGAAAGTTTGAGCATTAGTTCTCCTCCTCGATCTGAGACTGATTCTTTATTTCAACCTTTTGCACACTTATTTCCACCTGTATACAG AATCTGTTCTGGCTGTAATGCTGAGATTGGCCATGGAAGATTTTTGAGTTGCATGGGAGGTTATTGGCATCCAGAATGCTTTTGTTGCCATGCTTGCAAACTTCCAATCACTGATTATGAG TTTTCTATGTCTGGAAATCGTCGTTATCATAAATCCTGCTATAAGGAGTTGCATCATCCAAGATGTGATGTTTGCAAGAACTTT ATTCCACCAAATTCAGCTGGTCTCATTGAGTATAGAGCACATCCTTTCTGGCTACAAAAATATTGTCCATCGCATGAGCGTGATGGTACTCCTCGCTGTTGTAGCTGTCAAAGATTGGAG TCAGTGGATACCAAATATCTGTTGCTTGACGATGGTCGAAAGCTGTGCCTGGAGTGTCTTGACTCAGCTATCATGGATACTCATGAATGCCAACCTCTCTATGTCGAAATACAAGAGTTTTATGAGGGTTTACATATGAAGATAGAGCAGCAAGTTCCGATGCTTTTGGTTGAGAGACAAGCACTGAACGAGGCTATGGAGGGAGAGAAGAAT GGTCATCATCACTTACCTGAAACCAGAGGACTTTGCTTGTCCGAAGAGCAAACTGTTCCCACT ATTTTAAGGAGACCAAGGATAGGAGCAGGATACCAGCTCATAGATATGATAACCGAGCCTTTTAGGCTGGTCCGTCGTTGTGAAGTGACAGCCATACTTGTTTTGTATGGCCTTCCTAG GTTATTGACTGGATCAATCCTGGCTCACGAAATGATGCACGCATGGCTTAGACTTAAAG GCTATGGCAATCTGAGGCCAGAAGTTGAAGAGGGAATTTGCCAAGTCTTGGCTCATATGTGGTTAGAATCAGAGATTATTCCTGGCACTGGGGATGAAGgtgcatcatcatcatcatcatcatcatcatcatcctcatcATCCTCATCGCCTtcgtcttcttcatcatcaaagaaggGTAAACGTTCCGACTTTGAGAAGAAACTAGGTAAGTACTTCAAACACCAGATTGAGTCAGATAGCTCAGCAGCTTATGGAGATGGATTCAGAGAGGGTAACCAGGCTGTGGCTAAGTATGGACTTAGAAGAACCCTTGACCATATCCGATTGACAGGAAGTTTTCCATATTGA
- the LOC100806605 gene encoding protein DA1-related 1 isoform X1: MGWFTKLLKGSNRKSSGGRYHGKYEDDRISDNLDCSADDLTDIEKEEIGRAIALSLSEADKKGKKVIEDDSESEDDELCPLSDEEAESVGEVQQDEDDHHAKIQQDEDKHLDEVQLEEDEQLARAIQESLSISSPPRSETDSLFQPFAHLFPPVYRICSGCNAEIGHGRFLSCMGGYWHPECFCCHACKLPITDYEFSMSGNRRYHKSCYKELHHPRCDVCKNFIPPNSAGLIEYRAHPFWLQKYCPSHERDGTPRCCSCQRLEVSYIRSQNFFVIFCYQQADTDVSHLSLLSLFLSFSFPYETFRSVQSVDTKYLLLDDGRKLCLECLDSAIMDTHECQPLYVEIQEFYEGLHMKIEQQVPMLLVERQALNEAMEGEKNGHHHLPETRGLCLSEEQTVPTILRRPRIGAGYQLIDMITEPFRLVRRCEVTAILVLYGLPRLLTGSILAHEMMHAWLRLKGYGNLRPEVEEGICQVLAHMWLESEIIPGTGDEGASSSSSSSSSSSSSSSPSSSSSSKKGKRSDFEKKLGKYFKHQIESDSSAAYGDGFREGNQAVAKYGLRRTLDHIRLTGSFPY, encoded by the exons ATGGGTTGGTTTACTAAGTTGCTTAAGGGATCCAACCGTAAATCGTCAGGAGGAAGATATCATGGGAAATATGAAGATGACAGAATATCGGACAATCTTGATTGTTCAGCG GATGATTTGACGGATATTGAGAAAGAAGAAATTGGTCGGGCAATAGCACTCTCTCTTTCAGAGGCagataagaaagggaaaaaagtTATTG AGGACGACTCTGAATCTGAAGATGATGAACTGTGTCCACTTAGCGACGAGGAAGCTGAATCTGTTGGTGAAGTTCAGCAAGATGAAGATGACCATCATGCTAAAATTCAACAGGATGAAGACAAACATCTTGATGAAGTTCAACTTGAGGAAGATGAACAACTTGCCAGGGCAATTCAAGAAAGTTTGAGCATTAGTTCTCCTCCTCGATCTGAGACTGATTCTTTATTTCAACCTTTTGCACACTTATTTCCACCTGTATACAG AATCTGTTCTGGCTGTAATGCTGAGATTGGCCATGGAAGATTTTTGAGTTGCATGGGAGGTTATTGGCATCCAGAATGCTTTTGTTGCCATGCTTGCAAACTTCCAATCACTGATTATGAG TTTTCTATGTCTGGAAATCGTCGTTATCATAAATCCTGCTATAAGGAGTTGCATCATCCAAGATGTGATGTTTGCAAGAACTTT ATTCCACCAAATTCAGCTGGTCTCATTGAGTATAGAGCACATCCTTTCTGGCTACAAAAATATTGTCCATCGCATGAGCGTGATGGTACTCCTCGCTGTTGTAGCTGTCAAAGATTGGAGGTCAGCTATATCAGATCACAAAATTTTTTCGTAATTTTTTGTTACCAACAAGCAGATACTGATGTATCCCATCTCTCActcctttctttgtttttgtctttttccttTCCGTATGAAACTTTCCGATCAGTTCAGTCAGTGGATACCAAATATCTGTTGCTTGACGATGGTCGAAAGCTGTGCCTGGAGTGTCTTGACTCAGCTATCATGGATACTCATGAATGCCAACCTCTCTATGTCGAAATACAAGAGTTTTATGAGGGTTTACATATGAAGATAGAGCAGCAAGTTCCGATGCTTTTGGTTGAGAGACAAGCACTGAACGAGGCTATGGAGGGAGAGAAGAAT GGTCATCATCACTTACCTGAAACCAGAGGACTTTGCTTGTCCGAAGAGCAAACTGTTCCCACT ATTTTAAGGAGACCAAGGATAGGAGCAGGATACCAGCTCATAGATATGATAACCGAGCCTTTTAGGCTGGTCCGTCGTTGTGAAGTGACAGCCATACTTGTTTTGTATGGCCTTCCTAG GTTATTGACTGGATCAATCCTGGCTCACGAAATGATGCACGCATGGCTTAGACTTAAAG GCTATGGCAATCTGAGGCCAGAAGTTGAAGAGGGAATTTGCCAAGTCTTGGCTCATATGTGGTTAGAATCAGAGATTATTCCTGGCACTGGGGATGAAGgtgcatcatcatcatcatcatcatcatcatcatcctcatcATCCTCATCGCCTtcgtcttcttcatcatcaaagaaggGTAAACGTTCCGACTTTGAGAAGAAACTAGGTAAGTACTTCAAACACCAGATTGAGTCAGATAGCTCAGCAGCTTATGGAGATGGATTCAGAGAGGGTAACCAGGCTGTGGCTAAGTATGGACTTAGAAGAACCCTTGACCATATCCGATTGACAGGAAGTTTTCCATATTGA